Proteins encoded together in one Ipomoea triloba cultivar NCNSP0323 chromosome 4, ASM357664v1 window:
- the LOC116016513 gene encoding uncharacterized protein LOC116016513, whose amino-acid sequence MPLCLSSLTEPAAVEEEDNPTIPVPEGGEEAQMEQHRTRLKDNNGYDEEKDSFHYSQSPFNTSQHIIINNYLFTETLGTYSSLLLDGEPLSCRYPHLMDFNSPPPNHKKENYDFYDELEELPHTSSFITHTFFKDTISVNSI is encoded by the exons ATGCCTCTGTGCTTATCATCACTTA CGGAGCCTGCAGcggtagaagaagaagataatccCACAATTCCAGTGccagaaggaggagaagaagctCAAATGGAGCAGCACAGAACCCGCCTGAAGGACAATAATGGTTATGATGAGGAGAAGGATAGTTTCCACTACTCCCAATCTCCATTCAACACCTCTCAACATATCATTATAAACAACTACCTTTTTACAGAAACCTTGGGAACCTACAGTAGTCTTCTGCTAGACGGAGAGCCCTTGTCTTGCCGGTACCCTCATCTCATGGACTTCAATTCTCCACCCCCAAATCACAAGAAAGAAAACTACGACTTCTACGATGAGCTGGAAGAGCTCCCCCACACTTCATCCTTCATCACCCACACTTTCTTCAAGGACACAATCTCTGTGAATTCCATTTAA
- the LOC116016512 gene encoding proline-rich receptor-like protein kinase PERK15, with translation MLHFAELLLVFSTQNGVVRKVNCLVLKHLLVLFYVLSNTSLPGKLLEADALATVSTPLTASSIPDLPIRADLPIFHKPHWKHAPPYVAPGLELVPAQPPKYGPLVTYAHPPSSSHLSRPLMKKSGVVPPTAGLLPPKFDQIAPTQSSASSIPLAQPPLSPQTSDCCGPDMVLKRGSLPCNCVYPIKIDLLLLNVSSNPHWNNLFLNEFAKQLGLQISQIELINFYVIDLSKLNISMDITPYKGISFSAIEASNINSSLYMHKVHLNPALVGGYQLLNITWFKAPASSQAPLAAMSPMEAGPHLPSTHAPFTPADKGKHPNLILIVGIVAGILIFAVISMLIIYACASKRGKKKRSPNETVKPRSVDSIQTVGSFAHPTSTRFLAYEELKEATANFAPSSVLGEGGFGRVFKGVLSDGTAVAIKRLSSGGQQGDKEFLVEVEMLSRLHHRNLVKLIGYYSSIDSSQNLLCYELVPNGSLESWLHGPLGVNCPLDWDTRMKIALDAARGLAYLHEDSQPCVIHRDFKASNILLENNFHAKVADFGLAKQAPEGRANYLSTRVMGTFGYVAPEYAMTGHLLVKSDVYSYGVVLLELLTGRKPVDMSQPSGQENLVTWARPILRDKDRLEELVDPRLDGKYPKEDFVRVCTIAAACVAPEANQRPTMGEVVQSLKMVQRVTEYQDSTANSNPRPNLRQSSTTFESDGTSSMFSSGPYSGLSAFEMDISQTAVFSEDLHEGR, from the exons GAAGGTCAATTGCTTAGTGCTGAAACATTTGCTTGTGCTATTTTATGTCTTGTCTAACACCAGTCTACCGGGTAAGCTGTTGGAAGCTGATGCTCTAGCTACAGTCAGTACACCTTTGACAGCATCCTCTATACCTGATTTACCTATACGGGCTGATCTTCCTATATTTCATAAACCACATTGGAAACATGCTCCTCCTTATGTTGCACCAGGGCTAGAGCTAGTTCCGGCTCAGCCTCCTAAGTATGGTCCATTGGTAACTTATGCACACCCTCCTTCAAGCTCCCACTTGTCCAGACCATTaatgaagaagagtggagtagtaCCTCCGACTGCAGGGCTCTTACCTCCAAAATTTGATCAGATTGCTCCAACACAATCAAGTGCTAGTAGTATACCTTTGGCTCAGCCACCACTTTCACCTCAAACTTCTG ACTGTTGTGGACCAGACATGGTACTTAAGAGAGGAAGTCTGCCTTGCAACTGTGTGTACCCAATAAAGATCGATCTTCTCCTTTTGAATGTCTCATCTAACCCACATTGGAATAATCTTTTTCTAAATGAATTTGCTAAACAATTGGGTTTGCAGATTTCTCAAATTGAGCTAATTAACTTTTATGTTATTGATTTGTCAAAACTTAATATCTCAATGGACATTACACCATACAAGGGAATTAGCTTTTCAGCAATCGAAGCCTCCAACATAAACTCTTCATTGTATATGCATAAGGTTCATCTAAACCCTGCATTAGTAGGTGGTTATCAACTTCTCAATATAACCTGGTTTAAAGCTCCAGCCTCATCTCAAG CACCTCTAGCTGCTATGTCACCAATGGAAGCAGGTCCACACCTACCTTCAACTCATGCCCCATTCACCCCTGCAGATAAGGGGAAGCATCCAAACTTGATTCTTATTGTGGGAATTGTTGCTGGCATACTTATCTTTGCAGTTATCTCCATGCTGATAATTTATGCCTGTGCTTCTAAGCGAGGAAAGAAGAAAAGATCACCTAACGAGACTG TGAAGCCTAGGAGTGTAGATTCAATTCAAACTGTAGGGTCTTTTGCCCATCCTACAAGTACAAGGTTTCTTGCATATGAAGAACTGAAAGAAGCGACAGCTAACTTTGCACCATCTAGTGTCCTTGGAGAGGGTGGTTTTGGCAGGGTGTTCAAGGGTGTATTAAGTGATGGTACTGCTGTGGCCATCAAGAGACTTAGTAGTGGAGGACAGCAAGGAGATAAAGAATTTCTAGTTGAGGTTGAGATGCTTAGTAGACTACACCACCGAAATCTTGTGAAACTTATTGGCTATTATAGCAGTATTGATTCTTCACAAAACCTACTGTGTTATGAGCTTGTTCCTAATGGAAGCTTGGAGTCTTGGCTTCATG GCCCTTTGGGGGTAAACTGCCCTCTGGACTGGGACACCAGAATGAAGATTGCGCTTGATGCTGCAAGAGGACTTGCGTACTTGCATGAGGACTCCCAACCATGTGTTATCCACAGGGATTTCAAAGCATCCAATATTTTGCTTGAGAACAACTTTCATGCTAAAGTAGCTGATTTTGGTCTAGCAAAACAAGCCCCTGAAGGCCGAGCAAATTATCTGTCTACCCGTGTTATGGGCACATTTGG GTATGTAGCCCCTGAATATGCTATGACCGGGCACCTATTAGTAAAAAGTGATGTCTACAGTTACGGGGTTGTCCTCCTTGAGTTGTTGACTGGAAGGAAGCCTGTGGACATGTCACAACCATCAGGACAGGAGAATCTTGTTACTTGG GCCAGGCCAATCCTAAGAGATAAAGATCGACTGGAAGAACTTGTTGATCCACGACTTGATGGGAAGTATCCGAAGGAAGATTTTGTACGGGTTTGCACAATTGCTGCAGCTTGTGTTGCTCCAGAAGCAAATCAACGGCCTACAATGGGGGAGGTTGTACAATCACTAAAGATGGTGCAGCGCGTAACTGAGTATCAGGATTCCACAGCAAATTCCAACCCTCGACCCAACCTTAGGCAGTCATCCACAACCTTTGAATCCGATGGTACATCATCAATGTTCTCTTCTGGTCCTTACTCTGGCTTGAGTGCATTTGAAATGGACATCTCTCAGACAGCCGTATTTTCTGAAGACCTACATGAAGGACGATAA